AATTAAAGATGGTGATGTAGTAATGATTGCTTATACTGATAGTGTTTCGAGCAAAACTCACAATAACATGGAGATATATAACATTAATAGACTTGATAATTTTATGAAAAATATGGATAAAGGAAAAAAAGATAATATTCGTATTGTAGATTATGCAAAAGATATAACTGGTACATGGATAAATAAATTATATGAATTAAAATATGATGGAAATAAAATAATTTATTTTGAGTATGATACATATTCTAATCCTAATGCATTTATTCCAAGCCAATCGTCTATCTATAATAAGATAATAAAGCGAGATTTACTTGATACAATATCTTACAGAATTTGTGGTTCAGAAAACGAAATCAAAAATGATAATTGTGCCAAATTAATTAGTTTTTACAAAAGCAGTATAATTGACAAGAAAGAATAGTATTATAAATAGTTTTTTTGAGTCTTACTTTTCTTTTATATTGTCATAGCAGCCACAAAATAGTAGTTCGTTTTTGATTTATAGTTCATCAAAAATGAAAAATATTGTCTTGTGCTCTTTAAAATATTATGGATTACTTTATTTATTAGTCAAAAAATTATACGAAGCTGTTTTATGAGAAAACCGTTAGCTGCTGCAGGGACCCTTTAAATTTAGGATATTTACTACACTCTCCTTATTTTCAGGGAAAGAAAACAAGGTTGTACTATCAAAATTCACTATACTGGCTATATAACTAAAGTAATAATTTATTTATTATTTAAAATTAAATCTAAAATTATGATGAAACATACAAATATAAAGATACAAAAAATATTAAGTTTGTTTTAAGCTATATATGGCTTGTTAAGCGTTTAGTTAAATTTAACTAAGCAATTCTAGACTTGAATATATCTAATTATATAATATATCTGGGATCATGAATGTAATATATTTAATCATAATCACTGTAGAAATAATTACCCCTGGAATAAATGGTAATTATTTCTTTTGCTTTGGACTAGTTTACTGAAAGAATTGCAATGAAGAGAAGAATGAACGAAGTGGAGATTCTTTGAGTAAGATTGTCCAAAGCTTCCTTGGCTGCAAAGGAATACCCATGGGAATAGGAGCAGTGATAAAAAATAAACTGACCCGCAGAGCTCTTACTCTTGGATTTATTTTTTATGACTGCTCCTTTAATACTCTATAGTAATATTTTTTAGTAAATATGGCACTATTGAAGCAAAAAAACTGTTGATCCATAAGTAAAATAAAATTTTCAAGGAATAGGCAATAGCCCCAATGTGAAAGTAACACAATTACATTTGAGTTACATTCGAAACATCAATATTCACTTAATAAAGTAAACCCAAAATCTAATTAATGTGGGGTTACTTTATTTTTTTATCTAACTTTAATGAAAATAAACATAGGTACCTTAATAAATGTATTGACAATGAAATTTAAAAAGTATACTATGATAAAAGAAAGGTACCTATCTAATAAAGAAAAGGTACCTCATTAAAATACAAAGGAGATATTTTATATGCATAATTCAATATCAGAAAAATTGCTACAACAATTTCATTATTTTACGAATCTTATTCACAGAGGACGCCAACAACAATCTTTTGGAGCTCATGAGCTCAACCTTGGTCGCGGGCAAGGACATTTATTAGGTGTATTAATTACAAACGATGGTTTAACACAGAAAGAATTAAGCACACAATTACGTATACGTCCTACTTCGCTCGGAGAATTAGTTAGCAAATTGGAACAAAGTAATTATGTAGAACGTCGTGTAAATGAAAATGACAAGCGGGTTTCGAATGTTTATATTACAGAGGAAGGCCGAAAAATTGTAAATGAAATTATGAAAGAAAGACAGGTAGTGGTTAATAATATGTTTATTATTTTATCAGAAGATGAAAAACAACAACTTTTAGCGCTGATGGGCAAGTTGATCACTTCGATGGAAGAAAATATGGATGATAATGATAATGAGGAATATGAGAATAATAAAGCTCAACGCAATGATAGAGGAAACGATTCTATCTGAATTATTGAAGGAAGGGTACTACAATTGTTATTTGTACCATTCTTACCCTAGAATTAAAAAGCATATAATAATGCGTTTTAAAAAAAGCACCCTGATTAATTTTTTTATTTATACTTAAATTGGAGGTAC
The window above is part of the Clostridium estertheticum genome. Proteins encoded here:
- a CDS encoding DUF4362 domain-containing protein — encoded protein: MKRALTFVLLLFILVFIPIQSSKAYTTTGTLNNKTLTSDIAIKDGDVVMIAYTDSVSSKTHNNMEIYNINRLDNFMKNMDKGKKDNIRIVDYAKDITGTWINKLYELKYDGNKIIYFEYDTYSNPNAFIPSQSSIYNKIIKRDLLDTISYRICGSENEIKNDNCAKLISFYKSSIIDKKE
- a CDS encoding MarR family winged helix-turn-helix transcriptional regulator gives rise to the protein MHNSISEKLLQQFHYFTNLIHRGRQQQSFGAHELNLGRGQGHLLGVLITNDGLTQKELSTQLRIRPTSLGELVSKLEQSNYVERRVNENDKRVSNVYITEEGRKIVNEIMKERQVVVNNMFIILSEDEKQQLLALMGKLITSMEENMDDNDNEEYENNKAQRNDRGNDSI